In a single window of the Pseudomonas oryzihabitans genome:
- a CDS encoding cob(I)yrinic acid a,c-diamide adenosyltransferase, protein MGFRLTEIYTRQGDTGDTGLADGSRVPKDHPRIEAIGAVDELNSALGLLLAELAEDARLAEVSEALAPCQHRLFDLGGELAMPSYRALQPVEIERLEGAIDHWNTELGPLENFILPGGSRAVAQAHVCRTLARSAERRCRSLHAVEPLEGQGLPYLNRLSDLLFVAARIVARRQGVSEVLWQAARP, encoded by the coding sequence ATGGGTTTTCGCCTCACCGAGATCTACACCCGCCAGGGCGACACCGGCGACACCGGCCTCGCCGACGGCAGCCGGGTCCCCAAGGACCATCCGCGCATCGAGGCCATCGGCGCGGTGGACGAACTCAACAGCGCCCTGGGGCTCTTGCTCGCCGAACTGGCCGAGGATGCGCGCCTCGCCGAGGTGAGCGAGGCCCTGGCGCCCTGCCAGCACCGACTGTTCGATCTCGGCGGTGAACTGGCCATGCCCAGCTATCGTGCCCTGCAACCGGTGGAGATCGAGCGCCTGGAAGGCGCCATCGATCACTGGAACACCGAGCTGGGCCCCCTGGAGAACTTCATCCTGCCCGGCGGCTCCCGCGCCGTGGCCCAGGCCCACGTCTGCCGCACCCTGGCGCGCAGTGCCGAGCGGCGCTGCCGTAGCCTGCATGCGGTAGAGCCGCTGGAGGGCCAGGGCCTGCCCTATCTCAATCGCCTGTCCGACCTGCTGTTCGTCGCGGCGCGCATTGTCGCCCGGCGCCAGGGGGTGAGCGAGGTGCTCTGGCAGGCCGCGCGGCCATGA
- a CDS encoding sensor histidine kinase translates to MILAKRLKNLPVGRKLLAALLVMMIAVLVVANVTFISAAYWISQESVAPQALQTLGRLFASPVLSREVLASPAAAEVQLRQLEGYAPLRLAAVYDSQGQRLAELHNGDRLQVPARFEDLQTWRLREFRTNLLVELPRPEGAPGHLLLVASSELPGAFYRGTLTASLAILTFSILLWLVVARQIKRLITLPIRELEELSRQVTREENYSLRASKGSEDELGRLAESFNTMLGRIQGREQQLKRARDDAQYAVLQAQSLAEETRRSNRKLELEVQVRGKIEKKLTGFQNYLNSIIDSMPSALIAVDEQFYVTQWNQEATHLSGTQLDEALNQPVFLAFPSLKPFLPQLSRTAELLRVEKVERVTWALTDTPRHYTLTFYPLMGGAGRGVVIRIDDITQRLNMEEMMVQSEKMLSVGGLAAGMAHEINNPLGAILHNVQNIRRRLSPELPKNLEQAAESGVELNAVNCYLESRQIPRLLDGIHQAGSRAAKIVSHMLAFSRRSNRKMEASELPPLIDQAIEIAGNDFDLAEGFDFRTLSILREFDPALGPVPVIANELEQVLLNLLKNAAQAIHLRDDEEEGEYGRITLRTRLRGGWAEIQVEDNGIGIPEDICKRIFEPFFTTKEVGQGTGLGLSVSYFIITNNHKGQMEVHSTPGVGTCFTLRLPLVQADFDSV, encoded by the coding sequence ATGATCCTCGCCAAACGCCTGAAGAATCTCCCGGTCGGCCGCAAGTTGCTGGCCGCCCTGCTGGTGATGATGATCGCGGTGCTGGTGGTGGCCAACGTGACCTTCATCAGCGCCGCCTACTGGATCTCCCAGGAAAGCGTGGCACCCCAGGCCCTGCAGACGCTTGGCCGGCTGTTCGCCAGCCCGGTACTCAGCCGCGAAGTGCTGGCCTCACCGGCGGCGGCCGAGGTGCAACTGCGGCAGCTGGAGGGCTATGCACCGCTGCGTCTGGCGGCCGTCTACGACAGCCAGGGCCAGCGCCTGGCAGAGTTGCACAACGGCGATCGCCTGCAGGTACCCGCGCGTTTCGAAGACCTGCAGACCTGGCGCCTGCGTGAATTCCGCACCAATCTGCTGGTGGAACTGCCCCGTCCCGAAGGGGCGCCCGGGCATCTCCTGCTGGTGGCCAGCAGCGAACTGCCAGGGGCCTTCTATCGCGGCACCCTCACCGCCAGCCTGGCGATCCTGACCTTCAGCATCCTGCTCTGGCTGGTGGTGGCGCGGCAGATCAAGCGGCTCATCACCCTGCCGATCCGCGAACTGGAAGAGCTGTCGCGCCAGGTGACCCGGGAGGAAAACTATTCGCTGCGCGCCAGCAAGGGCAGCGAAGACGAGCTTGGGCGCCTGGCGGAATCCTTCAACACCATGCTCGGCCGCATCCAGGGCCGCGAGCAGCAACTCAAGCGCGCCCGCGACGACGCCCAGTACGCGGTGCTGCAGGCCCAGAGCCTGGCCGAGGAGACCCGGCGCTCCAACCGCAAGCTGGAACTTGAAGTGCAGGTCCGCGGCAAGATCGAGAAGAAGCTCACCGGTTTCCAGAACTACCTCAACAGCATCATCGACTCCATGCCTTCGGCGCTGATCGCGGTGGACGAGCAGTTCTACGTCACCCAGTGGAACCAGGAGGCCACCCACCTTTCCGGCACCCAGTTGGACGAAGCCCTGAACCAGCCGGTGTTTCTTGCCTTTCCCTCGCTCAAACCCTTCCTGCCGCAACTGAGCCGCACCGCCGAACTCCTGCGGGTGGAAAAGGTGGAACGGGTGACCTGGGCACTGACCGACACCCCGCGTCACTACACCCTGACCTTCTACCCGCTGATGGGCGGCGCCGGGCGCGGCGTGGTGATCCGCATCGACGACATCACCCAGCGCCTGAACATGGAAGAGATGATGGTGCAGTCGGAAAAGATGCTCTCGGTCGGTGGCCTGGCGGCCGGCATGGCCCACGAGATCAACAATCCCCTGGGCGCCATCCTGCACAACGTGCAGAACATCCGTCGGCGGCTGTCCCCGGAGTTGCCGAAGAATCTCGAGCAGGCCGCCGAATCGGGCGTCGAGCTCAATGCGGTGAACTGCTACCTGGAGAGTCGACAGATCCCGCGGCTGCTCGACGGCATCCACCAGGCCGGCAGCCGTGCGGCCAAGATCGTCAGCCACATGCTCGCCTTCAGCCGCCGCAGCAATCGCAAGATGGAAGCCAGTGAGCTGCCGCCGCTGATCGACCAGGCCATCGAGATCGCCGGCAACGACTTCGACCTGGCCGAGGGCTTCGACTTCCGCACCCTGTCCATCCTCCGCGAATTCGACCCGGCGCTGGGACCGGTGCCGGTGATCGCCAACGAGCTGGAGCAGGTGCTGCTCAACCTGCTGAAGAACGCCGCCCAGGCCATCCATCTGCGCGACGACGAGGAAGAAGGCGAATACGGCCGCATCACCTTGCGCACCCGGCTGCGTGGCGGCTGGGCCGAGATCCAGGTGGAGGACAATGGCATCGGCATCCCCGAGGACATCTGCAAGCGCATCTTCGAGCCCTTCTTCACCACCAAGGAAGTAGGCCAGGGCACCGGCCTGGGCCTGTCGGTGTCGTACTTCATCATCACCAACAACCACAAGGGGCAGATGGAGGTGCACTCCACGCCCGGCGTAGGGACCTGCTTCACCCTGCGCCTACCCCTCGTCCAGGCCGATTTTGATTCCGTCTAA
- a CDS encoding putative 2-dehydropantoate 2-reductase, with product MSWHVLGAGSLGGLWAARLFRGGEPVRLILRDRTRLAQYRAGGGLRLTEGDTTSLYPLPAETPEAGNPIRRLILACKSYDAEDAIASVAARLEPEAEVLLLQNGLGSQDAVAARVPRARCLRASTTEGAFRETDFHVVAAGAGQIWIGDQLGSHTPPPWLDTLTDLGFPVRWTDDIDARLWRKLAINCAINPLTVLYHCRNGELSQHRTEVAALCNELVVLLEAMGLAPAAQGLQQEVEAVIAATANNRSSMLQDVERGQRTEVSHLLGHALPIAGRLRLPVPHLAELQQRLQARLAERGLPEN from the coding sequence GTGAGCTGGCACGTGCTGGGCGCCGGCAGTCTCGGCGGACTCTGGGCAGCGCGCCTGTTCCGTGGCGGCGAACCGGTCCGCCTGATCCTGCGCGATCGCACCCGCCTGGCGCAGTATCGCGCCGGTGGCGGACTGCGCCTCACCGAAGGCGACACGACCAGTCTCTATCCGCTGCCCGCCGAAACGCCCGAGGCGGGCAATCCGATCCGCCGGTTGATCCTGGCCTGCAAGAGCTATGACGCCGAGGACGCCATCGCCAGTGTCGCCGCGCGCCTGGAACCGGAAGCCGAGGTCCTGCTCCTGCAGAATGGCCTGGGTAGTCAGGACGCCGTGGCGGCCCGCGTACCACGGGCGCGCTGCCTGAGGGCCAGCACCACCGAGGGCGCCTTTCGCGAGACCGACTTCCATGTGGTGGCGGCCGGCGCCGGCCAGATCTGGATCGGCGACCAGCTCGGCAGCCATACCCCGCCGCCCTGGCTAGATACGCTCACCGACCTGGGCTTTCCGGTACGCTGGACGGACGACATCGATGCCCGGCTGTGGCGCAAGCTGGCGATCAACTGCGCCATCAACCCCCTGACCGTGCTCTATCACTGCCGCAACGGCGAACTGAGCCAGCACCGCACAGAGGTGGCCGCGCTGTGCAATGAACTCGTCGTGCTGCTGGAAGCCATGGGACTCGCTCCGGCGGCCCAGGGGCTGCAGCAGGAGGTCGAGGCGGTGATCGCCGCCACCGCCAATAACCGCTCTTCCATGCTGCAGGACGTGGAGCGCGGCCAGCGCACCGAGGTGAGCCATCTGCTCGGTCATGCCCTGCCGATCGCCGGACGGCTGCGCCTGCCGGTGCCGCATCTGGCCGAGCTGCAGCAGCGGCTCCAGGCCAGGCTCGCGGAGCGCGGATTGCCCGAGAACTAG